From Micrococcus porci, one genomic window encodes:
- a CDS encoding TerC family protein, whose amino-acid sequence MDVLTPAFEITTLVVLGVILLFDLLYVLKRPHEPSMKEAGLWIGFYVTLALIFAGLLYVLGDAQHGTEFLAGWVTEYSLSVDNLFVFLIIMAKFQVPRRYQQEVLMVGIIIALVARAIFIAIGAVAIEHLTWVFYIFGVFLLWTAWHQLQDDDDGEEAEPGIVGRLTRRLNVAEDFDGNKLRTTVDGKRMFTPMVVVFITIGLTDVMFAVDSIPAIFGLTQNWFIVLTANIFALMGLRQLYFLLGGLMDRLVYLKHGLAFILAFIGVKLILHALHENELPFINGGNPVPVPEISTFLSLAVILGTLVVATVASLVWGKAADEGDARRAESATRMKQVSDAARRDGR is encoded by the coding sequence ATGGACGTCCTCACCCCGGCATTCGAGATCACCACGCTGGTGGTCCTGGGTGTCATCCTCCTGTTCGACCTGCTCTACGTGCTCAAGCGGCCCCACGAGCCCTCCATGAAGGAGGCCGGTCTGTGGATCGGCTTCTACGTCACGCTCGCATTGATCTTCGCGGGCCTGCTGTACGTCCTCGGCGACGCCCAGCACGGCACCGAGTTCCTGGCCGGCTGGGTCACCGAGTACAGCCTGTCCGTGGACAACCTGTTCGTGTTCCTCATCATCATGGCCAAGTTCCAGGTGCCCCGCCGGTACCAGCAGGAGGTCCTGATGGTGGGCATCATCATCGCGCTCGTCGCGCGCGCGATCTTCATCGCGATCGGCGCGGTGGCCATCGAGCACCTCACCTGGGTCTTCTACATCTTCGGCGTGTTCCTGCTCTGGACCGCCTGGCACCAGCTCCAGGACGACGACGACGGCGAGGAGGCCGAGCCCGGCATCGTCGGCAGGCTGACGCGCCGCCTCAACGTGGCCGAGGACTTCGACGGCAACAAGCTGCGCACCACCGTGGACGGCAAGCGCATGTTCACCCCGATGGTGGTCGTGTTCATCACCATCGGCCTCACCGACGTGATGTTCGCCGTCGACTCGATCCCGGCGATCTTCGGCCTGACCCAGAACTGGTTCATCGTCCTGACGGCGAACATCTTCGCGCTCATGGGCCTGCGCCAGCTCTACTTCCTGCTCGGCGGCCTCATGGACCGCCTCGTGTACCTCAAGCACGGCCTCGCGTTCATCCTCGCGTTCATCGGCGTGAAGCTGATCCTCCACGCCCTGCACGAGAACGAGCTGCCCTTCATCAACGGCGGCAACCCGGTCCCGGTGCCGGAGATCTCGACCTTCCTCTCGCTGGCCGTCATCCTCGGCACGCTGGTGGTCGCCACCGTCGCCTCGCTCGTCTGGGGCAAGGCCGCGGACGAGGGCGACGCCCGCCGCGCCGAGAGCGCCACGCGCATGAAGCAGGTCTCCGACGCCGCGCGTCGCGACGGCCGCTGA
- a CDS encoding SatD family protein produces the protein MSLTDEGPVRGTAVIADIVGSRGLRDRAAAQEAILAAFAAAEEAVPARIPAWATVGDEFQALHADWAAAVRATLRVAVALPEGVELRFGLGDGVHREVTGAADDDGRPILDGSAWHRAREALEAAEHRTRGLAGAYRGPDADLTAAVDGQLLVRDHVLRRLKARERRIAAALLAGRTQAETATAERITQGAVSQAVARSGVRELLALDAALGALPGAGRGAKATAEEDRP, from the coding sequence ATGAGCCTCACCGACGAGGGCCCCGTGCGCGGGACCGCCGTGATCGCCGACATCGTCGGATCCCGGGGTCTGCGCGACCGCGCCGCCGCCCAGGAGGCGATCCTCGCGGCCTTCGCGGCGGCCGAGGAGGCCGTCCCGGCCCGGATCCCGGCGTGGGCCACGGTGGGGGACGAGTTCCAGGCCCTGCACGCGGACTGGGCCGCCGCCGTGCGCGCCACCCTGCGCGTGGCGGTGGCCCTGCCGGAGGGCGTCGAGCTGCGCTTCGGGCTCGGGGACGGCGTCCACCGCGAGGTCACGGGCGCCGCCGACGACGACGGCCGGCCCATCCTCGACGGCTCGGCCTGGCACCGCGCTCGGGAGGCCCTCGAGGCCGCCGAGCACCGGACGCGCGGCCTCGCCGGCGCGTACCGCGGCCCCGACGCGGACCTGACCGCCGCGGTGGACGGCCAGCTCCTGGTCCGGGACCACGTGCTGCGCCGGCTCAAGGCCCGGGAGCGCCGGATCGCCGCCGCGCTGCTGGCCGGGCGCACCCAGGCGGAGACCGCCACCGCCGAGCGCATCACGCAGGGCGCCGTGTCCCAGGCCGTCGCCCGCTCGGGCGTGCGCGAGCTGCTGGCCCTCGACGCCGCGCTCGGCGCGCTGCCCGGCGCCGGGCGGGGAGCGAAGGCGACTGCCGAGGAGGACCGTCCGTGA
- the uvrB gene encoding excinuclease ABC subunit UvrB gives MSLAKQINRVVAPFEVVSPYQPSGDQPTAIAEIAERVQAGEKDVVLMGATGTGKSATTAWVIEQLQRPTLVMVQNKTLAAQLANEFRELLPNNAVEYFVSYYDYYQPEAYVPQTDTFIEKDSSINEEVERLRHSATNALLTRRDVVVVATVSCIYGLGTPEEYIAQMVTLRRGQEMDRDALLRRFVQMQYVRNDVDFHRGTFRVRGDTVEIIPMYEELAVRIEFFGDEVESIQTLHPLTGQVVREEEEMYIFPASHYVAGDERMGRAIATIEDELRERLQELESQDKLLEAQRLRMRTTYDLEMMQQMGYCNGIENYSRHIDGRPAGSAPHCLLDYFPDDFLLVVDESHVTIPQIGAMYEGDMSRKRTLVEHGFRLPSAMDNRPLKWDEFLERIGQTVYLSATPGQYELSQADGVVEQIIRPTGLVDPTVVVKPTQGQIDDLLEQIRTRTEKDERVLVTTLTKRMAEDLTEYLLEAGVKVEYLHSDVDTLRRVELLRELRKGTFDVLVGINLLREGLDLPEVSLVSILDADKEGFLRSTTSLIQTIGRAARNVSGEVHMYADRVTDSMRRAIEETERRREVQIRYNAEHGIDPQPLRKKIADITDALAREDADSADFLKGMGGVKAGFDYGMGHRGLGSLDHEPPAGEVPSGSPAVDPAALPAKDLAQLIEQMSAQMHQAAADLQFELAARLRDEIGDLKKELRQMKREQ, from the coding sequence ATGAGCCTGGCCAAGCAGATCAACCGCGTCGTCGCGCCCTTCGAGGTCGTCTCCCCGTATCAGCCCTCGGGCGACCAGCCCACCGCCATCGCGGAGATCGCCGAGCGGGTGCAGGCGGGGGAGAAGGACGTGGTGCTCATGGGCGCCACGGGCACCGGCAAGTCCGCCACCACGGCGTGGGTCATCGAGCAGCTGCAGCGCCCCACCCTCGTGATGGTGCAGAACAAGACCCTCGCCGCGCAGCTGGCCAACGAGTTCCGCGAGCTGCTGCCGAACAACGCGGTCGAGTACTTCGTGTCCTACTACGACTACTACCAGCCGGAGGCGTACGTCCCGCAGACGGACACCTTCATCGAGAAGGACTCCTCCATCAACGAGGAGGTCGAGCGCCTCCGCCACTCGGCCACGAACGCGCTGCTGACCCGGCGCGACGTCGTGGTGGTGGCCACCGTGTCCTGCATCTACGGCCTCGGTACGCCCGAGGAGTACATCGCGCAGATGGTCACCCTGCGCCGCGGCCAGGAGATGGACCGGGACGCGCTGCTGCGGCGGTTCGTGCAGATGCAGTACGTCCGCAACGACGTCGACTTCCACCGCGGCACGTTCCGCGTGCGCGGCGACACCGTGGAGATCATCCCCATGTACGAGGAGCTCGCCGTGCGGATCGAGTTCTTCGGCGACGAGGTGGAGTCCATCCAGACCCTGCACCCGCTCACCGGCCAGGTGGTCCGCGAGGAGGAGGAGATGTACATCTTCCCGGCCTCGCACTACGTGGCCGGCGACGAGCGCATGGGCCGCGCGATCGCCACGATCGAGGACGAGCTGCGCGAGCGGCTGCAGGAGCTCGAGTCCCAGGACAAGCTGCTGGAGGCCCAGCGGCTGCGCATGCGCACCACCTACGACCTCGAGATGATGCAGCAGATGGGATACTGCAACGGCATCGAGAACTACTCCCGGCACATCGACGGCCGCCCCGCCGGCTCGGCCCCGCACTGCCTCCTGGACTACTTCCCGGACGACTTCCTGCTGGTGGTGGACGAGTCCCACGTGACCATCCCGCAGATCGGCGCGATGTACGAGGGCGACATGTCCCGCAAGCGCACCCTCGTGGAGCACGGCTTCCGCCTGCCCTCCGCCATGGACAACCGGCCGCTCAAGTGGGACGAGTTCCTCGAGCGGATCGGCCAGACCGTGTACCTCTCCGCCACCCCGGGCCAGTACGAGCTGTCCCAGGCGGACGGCGTCGTCGAGCAGATCATCCGCCCCACCGGCCTCGTGGACCCCACGGTGGTGGTCAAGCCCACGCAGGGCCAGATCGACGACCTGCTCGAGCAGATCCGGACCCGCACAGAGAAGGACGAGCGCGTCCTGGTGACGACGCTGACCAAGCGCATGGCCGAGGACCTCACCGAGTACCTGCTGGAGGCGGGGGTGAAGGTGGAGTACCTCCACTCGGACGTGGACACCCTGCGCCGCGTCGAGCTGCTGCGCGAACTGCGCAAGGGCACCTTCGACGTCCTCGTGGGCATCAACCTGCTGCGCGAGGGCCTGGACCTGCCCGAGGTGTCGCTGGTGTCCATCCTCGACGCGGACAAGGAGGGCTTCCTGCGCTCCACCACGTCGCTGATCCAGACCATCGGCCGCGCCGCCCGCAACGTCTCCGGCGAGGTGCACATGTACGCGGACCGGGTCACCGACTCCATGCGGCGGGCGATCGAGGAGACCGAGCGCCGTCGCGAGGTCCAGATCCGCTACAACGCGGAGCACGGGATCGACCCGCAGCCGCTGCGCAAGAAGATCGCGGACATCACCGACGCCCTGGCCCGCGAGGACGCGGACAGTGCCGACTTCCTCAAGGGCATGGGTGGGGTGAAGGCGGGCTTCGACTACGGCATGGGCCACCGCGGGCTGGGGTCGCTGGACCACGAGCCGCCCGCGGGCGAGGTCCCCTCCGGTTCGCCGGCCGTCGACCCGGCCGCGCTGCCCGCCAAGGACCTGGCGCAGCTCATCGAGCAGATGTCCGCCCAGATGCACCAGGCGGCGGCCGACCTCCAGTTCGAGCTGGCCGCGCGCCTCCGCGACGAGATCGGCGACCTCAAGAAGGAGCTGCGGCAGATGAAGCGCGAGCAGTGA
- the coaE gene encoding dephospho-CoA kinase: MTDAVTDVTLRPRLHVGLTGGIAAGKSAVAAELERCGALLVDSDALARLVLEPGTEGLAAVQDAFGDRVIAADGSLDRAALAQIVFADPAARQRLNGIVHPRVRRMAREIVAQAGPDAVVVQDVPLLVETGQADAFDLVIVVEAPAEERIRRMVEDRGMSREDALARMAAQATDEERAAVADVVIVNDGDLDRLREITRRVWEGMAA, from the coding sequence ATGACCGACGCCGTCACCGACGTGACCCTGCGCCCCCGCCTCCACGTGGGGCTGACCGGAGGGATCGCCGCGGGCAAGTCCGCCGTGGCCGCCGAGCTGGAGCGCTGCGGCGCCCTGCTGGTGGACTCCGACGCCCTCGCCCGGCTGGTGCTCGAGCCCGGCACCGAGGGTCTGGCGGCCGTCCAGGACGCGTTCGGCGACCGGGTGATCGCGGCCGACGGCTCCCTGGACCGGGCCGCGCTGGCGCAGATCGTGTTCGCCGACCCCGCCGCCCGCCAGCGCCTCAACGGGATCGTGCACCCGCGGGTGCGCCGCATGGCCCGCGAGATCGTGGCGCAGGCCGGGCCGGACGCCGTCGTCGTCCAGGACGTGCCACTGCTGGTGGAGACCGGCCAGGCCGATGCCTTCGACCTGGTGATCGTGGTCGAGGCCCCCGCCGAGGAGCGGATCCGGCGCATGGTGGAGGACCGCGGGATGTCCCGCGAGGACGCTCTCGCCCGCATGGCGGCGCAGGCCACGGACGAGGAGCGGGCGGCGGTGGCCGACGTCGTCATCGTCAACGACGGTGACCTGGACCGGCTCCGCGAGATCACCCGTCGCGTGTGGGAGGGGATGGCCGCATGA